In one window of Arachis ipaensis cultivar K30076 chromosome B06, Araip1.1, whole genome shotgun sequence DNA:
- the LOC107645771 gene encoding protein LIGHT-DEPENDENT SHORT HYPOCOTYLS 1 yields the protein MDLVTDPTNRSFEIQSLVNPTAATNTNPPPSSSSSPSRYENQKRRDWNTFCQYLRNHRPPLSLPLCSGAHVLEFLHYLDQFGKTKVHNPTCPFFGLPNPPAPCPCPLRQAWGSLDALIGRLRAAYEENGGRAETNPFGARAVRIYLRDVRDFQSKARGVSYEKKRKRPKPKTSSSSSDASATHA from the coding sequence ATGGATTTGGTAACCGATCCAACAAACCGGAGCTTCGAAATCCAGAGCCTGGTGAATCCAACAGCAGCAACAAACACCAATCCTCCACCTTCGTCATCTTCATCGCCGAGCCGTTACGAGAACCAAAAGCGCCGAGACTGGAACACCTTCTGCCAGTACCTGAGGAACCACCGTCCGCCGCTGTCTCTGCCGCTCTGCAGCGGCGCACACGTTCTGGAGTTCCTCCATTACCTGGATCAGTTCGGGAAGACCAAGGTGCACAACCCTACGTGCCCCTTCTTCGGGCTCCCTAACCCTCCGGCGCCCTGCCCCTGCCCGCTCCGCCAGGCCTGGGGCAGCCTGGACGCCCTCATCGGCCGCCTCCGCGCCGCCTACGAGGAGAACGGCGGCAGAGCAGAGACGAATCCGTTCGGCGCTCGTGCCGTTAGGATTTACCTGAGAGATGTTCGTGATTTTCAGTCAAAAGCAAGAGGAGTAAGCTACGAGAAGAAGCGCAAGAGGCCAAAGCCTAaaacctcttcttcttcttctgatgCTTCTGCTACTCATGCTTAA